The DNA window CGCGCCCCTTCAGGCGCTCGCCGTCCCAGGTGGCTTGCAGGGCCACCCCATCCGCAACACCGCCGAAGCGGCCTGAAAGAGCATCCATACGGGGATTATGGGTGATGGCCGAAGGGTGAGGGAAACGGGCCAAGTCAGAGATAGCCTAACCGATATTGGAATCCAATAACGAAAACGTATATTGATGTATGCCAATTCATCACGGTGATCTGGAACTGTCGCTGCTGACGTTGCTGGAGGGGGGTGAGCGGTACGGCCTGGACCTGGCCAAGGAACTGCACACGCTCACGGGGGGCGACCTGGCGCTGAATGCGGGCACCCTGTATCCGGCGCTGCACCGCATGGAACAGAGGGGCTGGCTGCAGAGCGAAAGCCGCCCCAGCAGCCGGGGCGGGCACCC is part of the Deinococcus aquaedulcis genome and encodes:
- a CDS encoding PadR family transcriptional regulator translates to MPIHHGDLELSLLTLLEGGERYGLDLAKELHTLTGGDLALNAGTLYPALHRMEQRGWLQSESRPSSRGGHPLRYYRLTPAGQAALEAKREAYHRWHQGLTERWGNR